The following are encoded in a window of Pseudomonadota bacterium genomic DNA:
- a CDS encoding ATP-dependent DNA helicase produces the protein MTAIATEVAPTSTGTGTGVASGGIAQREAGFIDLPAELTLAALGVITAISEYLADEPADLELQELLFEAIRYVRLAECFGDHSLCELDRHGRGRAVLAIRNLIPADFLAPRFASAHSTILFSATLAPAHYRRDLLGLPPDTLWQDIESPFGAHQLQVRLETSISTRLADREASVQPIAALMAAQYREHPGNYLAYFSSFAYLEAVHAGFLHAAPQVPTWHQSRGMSPQARQAFIDRFVADGEGIGFAVLGGAFAEGIDLPGRRLVGAFIATLGLPPFDAWHEILRERLEQRFGRGYDYAYLYPGLQKVAQAAGRVIRTPEDQGVVILIDERFARPDVVRLLPGWWFGGAPRDR, from the coding sequence ATGACTGCTATCGCGACTGAAGTCGCTCCTACAAGCACAGGCACAGGCACAGGCGTGGCATCCGGGGGCATCGCTCAACGGGAGGCCGGCTTCATCGATCTCCCCGCGGAACTCACGCTGGCCGCGTTGGGGGTGATCACCGCCATCTCCGAATATCTCGCCGACGAGCCGGCTGATCTCGAATTGCAGGAGTTGCTGTTCGAGGCCATCCGTTACGTGCGCCTGGCGGAGTGCTTCGGGGATCATTCGCTGTGCGAACTGGACCGCCACGGCCGGGGCCGCGCGGTGCTGGCGATCCGCAACCTGATTCCCGCCGATTTTCTCGCACCGCGGTTTGCCAGCGCGCACAGCACGATTCTGTTCTCGGCCACGCTCGCCCCGGCGCACTACCGCCGCGACCTGCTGGGCCTGCCGCCGGACACCCTGTGGCAGGACATCGAAAGCCCCTTCGGCGCGCATCAACTGCAGGTGCGACTGGAGACCAGCATCAGCACGCGCCTGGCGGATCGCGAGGCCTCGGTGCAGCCCATCGCCGCGCTGATGGCCGCGCAGTATCGAGAGCATCCCGGCAACTATCTGGCCTACTTCAGCAGCTTCGCCTACCTCGAGGCCGTCCACGCGGGGTTTCTGCACGCCGCGCCGCAGGTGCCGACGTGGCACCAGTCGCGGGGCATGTCGCCGCAGGCGCGCCAGGCATTCATCGATCGCTTCGTCGCCGACGGCGAGGGCATCGGTTTCGCGGTGCTGGGCGGCGCCTTCGCCGAGGGCATCGACCTGCCCGGCAGGCGGCTGGTCGGCGCCTTCATCGCCACCCTGGGATTGCCGCCTTTCGATGCGTGGCACGAGATTCTGCGCGAGCGCCTGGAACAACGTTTCGGCCGCGGTTATGACTACGCCTACCTCTACCCCGGGCTGCAGAAGGTGGCGCAGGCGGCCGGGCGGGTGATTCGCACGCCGGAGGATCAAGGGGTGGTGATTCTGATCGATGAGCGGTTTGCCCGACCGGATGTGGTGCGGTTGCTGCCGGGTTGGTGGTTTGGCGGTGCCCCGCGGGATCGATAG